The genome window TTCTCGACTGCGCGCCCTGCATTGCCGAGTTCGCAAAACAGAACGTCGTCTACACGGGCAGCTATGCGACCGCGCCCTATGCGTTGATCAGCAAGGACGGCATCTCCGAAACGGCCGATGTGTCCGGCAAGCGCGTCCGCTCGCCCGGCGGCGCCTGGGATCGCTGGATCAGCGAGGCCGGGGGTACGGTCGTGCACACGTCCAGCTCTGAAATGTACGAGGCGCTCGACAAGGGCGTGATCGACATTGCCATGCAGCCGGCTGCAGCGCTCAAGACGCATTCGCTCTGGGATGTCGCAAGCTCGATCACGCTCGGCAGTTTCGGCGTCTACAACTCCGGCCCGCTGCTTGCCTTCAACAAGGACACCTGGGCGGAGCTGAGCCCGGAGAACCGGCGCGTCATGCTCGACAAGATGGCCGAGTCCATCGTGGCCACCACCGAAGCCTATGTCGGGCAGAACGAGGCCGCCAAGGCCGAAGCCGCCGATCACGGCATGACGGTCATGGACGGGCCGGAAAAGCTCGAGGCGGAGATCGCGACGTTCAACAACCAGGACACGTCGGCCATCGTCGAGAAGGCCGGGGAGGTCTATGGGGTCGAGAACGCACAGGCGCTGATCGAGAGCTATCAGGCATCGCTCGCCAAATGGGAAGAGATCACGGCCTCCGGCCTGTCGGGTGACGCCCTGGCGCAGCGGATGAAGTCCGAGATTTTCGACAAGCTGTCGGAAAACGAATACGGCCTCTAGGCCGGTCGCGGCGGCGCCTTTGGGGCGCCGCCTCCCTTTTCCCCGAGCCGCCGGACGTCCCATGCAACACATTGATCTCTTTCTGGGCAGGCTGGGCCGCCTTCTGGCGTTGTCCGCCAGCCTTTGCCTTGTCGTCATGATGCTTCAGATTTGTCTTGATGTCGTTGGGCGCTACCTTTTCGGCGCACCGATGCCCTCGACGCTCGAGATCGTGTCGGACTGGTGGATGCCGGCGCTCATCTTTCTGCCGCTCCTGAATGTCGAATGGCGAAACGAGAACATCGCCGTCGACCTCTTCTACCAAAGCCGCGGGCCCCGGACGCAAGCCGTGATGGATGCGATCTCGCTTGTCTGCTTCGGCGGGTTTCTGGCGCTCATTGCCTATGCCGGCTTCGAGCAGGCGATGCGCGGCTTTCGCCAGGGCGAGTTCATCGTCGGCATGATCCCCGTCATCACCTGGCCGCCGCGCTTCTTCCTGCCGGTGGCGGGCGGTCTGACGGTCCTTCTTTGTTTCGTGCGCGCCCTGGAGGCACTCGTGCGTGCCGTGTCGGCGCCTACCCTCACCCGCGACCACCAGGGACCTCACCGTGGATAGCATTACACTCGTTTACTGGGCGCTTGCCGCGCTCATGGTGCTTCTGGCGCTGCGCGTTCCGGTCGCCGCAGCCCTCGGTCTCGTGGCCATCGTCGGCATGTATCTGCTGGTGGGCGAGCGCGCGACCTGGGGCGTCATGCGCTCGGTGCCGCATGCCTTTGCCGCCCACTGGAGCCTGAGCGCCATCCCCATGTTCCTGTTCATGGGCTATGTGTGTTTCGCGGCGGGGCTGACGGACGGCATGTTTCGCGTCGCGCGCGCCTGGCTCAACTTTCTGCCCGGCGGCCTCGCCATTTCCTCCGTCGGCGGCGCGGCGCTGTTTTCGTCGGTCACCGGCTCCTCCGTCGCCTGCGCGGCCGCCATGGGCAAGATCGCCGTGCCGGCCATGCTTGATCGCGGCTATGACGCCAAGCTGGCGGTCGGCACGATTGCGGCCGCCGGAACCATGGGCTCGCTGATCCCGCCGAGCACCATCCTGTTGCTCTATGCTGTCTTTGCCGAGGTGCCGGTCAGCCAGCTGTTCATCGGTGCGATTATCCCCGGCCTGCTCACTGCCCTGATGTACGGCCTGATGATCCTCCTGAGGGTCAAGCACAATCCGGCTCTGGCGCCGCGTGAAGCGGAGGTCGACTGGCGCGAGCGCATTCACTCGCTCGCCGACACCTGGCCGCTCTTCCTTCTGGTCGTGACGGTTTTCGGCGGGATTTTCGCCGGCCTGTTTTCCGCCACCGAGGCCGGGGCCATCGGCGCCCTGGCATCCATCGTGATCGGCTTCGCCAAGCGGACGCTGTCCTGGCACGCCCTGAAGGACGCAGCGTTCGAGACGATCCGCTCGACCTCTGCCATCTTCCTGATCGCGGTCGCCGCGGCTTTGCTGACCCGGCTTTTCGCTTTTGCCGGTTTTCCCGATTACGTGCAGGGCCTGATCGGCAACGACATGTCGCCGCTCCTGATCATCATCGCCGTCTCGCTGATCTATCTCGTGCTCGGCATGTTCCTGGATCCGATCGGCGTGATGCTTCTCACGCTGCCGGTGCTGCTGCCGATCTTCGAGACCGCCGACATCAGCCTCATCTACGCCGGCGTCATGATCACCAAGTATCTGGAGATCGGCCTGATCACGCCTCCGGTCGGGCTCAATGTCTTCGTCATCAAGAACGTCGTCGCCGACCGGGTGTCGATCAGCGACGTCTTCCGGGGCGTCGGCTGGTTCCTCCTTGCCGATGTGGTGACGGTCGCCATACTCATAGCCTTCCCGGCGACCGTTCTCTGGTTGCCCGGCCTGATAAGCGGGTAACACCATGGCGAAGGCCCCGACACCGGAAGACCTGACCCGGCTGATGATCGGCAGGATCGACGCCCTGCCGCGCCGGCTGGCGGACGGCGCGCGTCACCTGATCGACCATCCGGACGACGTGGTGCTTCTTTCGATGCGCGAGATCGCGAACCGCGCGGGCGTTGCCCCGGCGACCCTTGTGCGGCTTGCCCGTACGCTTGGGTATTCGGACTGGTCGGAGCTGCGGGCGCTCTATGCCGACAGCTTCCGCACCGGTCCGGCCCGTTATGCGGACAAGGCGGTTGCAGCCGTGCAGCAGGACAAGGGGGCGGGCCTCCTGGGCGAGACGTTCCGGGCACAGGAAGCAAGCCTTGCCTATGCGGTCGAGAGCAATGCGCCGCAGGACATCGCCGCTGCCGCGCGGACCCTCGCCCACGCCGAACGTATCTATGTGGCCGCCTTCATGAGCTGCCGGGGGCCGGGGCTCACCTTTACTTATCTGTGCAAGATGCTGCGCTCCAATGTGGAACTGCTCGGCACCGAAGGATCGTCGCTGGTCGCCGACCTTGCGATGCTGACGGAGCGCGATGCGGTGTTGTCGATCAATTTCCAGCCCTATGCGCGCGAGATTGACCTGATCGCCGACGGAGTCCGCGCCTCCGGGGCCAAGTTGATCAGCCTGAGCGACAGTCGTGCCACGCCGCTGCAGCCGCACGCGGCGACAAGCCTGCTTTTTTCCGCCGAGAGCCCCTCCTTTTTTCCCTCCGTGATTTCCGCAGTCGGTGTGGTCGAGGGCCTCGCCGCCGCCATGCTGACCGAATTGCAGGACACGGCGATGGAACGGATCGGCCGCATCGAAGAGCAGCTCTACGCTTCCGGTTCCTACCACGCGCACAAGCGCGCCCGATAACAGAGACCTTTCGAATGACCCATGTGTTTCATCGCTCTCCCAAGAGCGCCCTTCCCGTTGCCGTGCACGGGAGCGGCACCTACGTCACGGATGACAGCGGCAAGCGCTATATCGACGCCTGTGGCGGGGCCGCCGTCTCCTGCATCGGGCATGGCGATAGGCGCGTCCAGGAGGCCGTGCAGCGTCAGATGGCGGAGATCAGCTACGCGCATACGAGCTTCTTCACCTCGCCCGCCGCCGAGGCCCTCGCCGATCACCTGTGTGAGGCGACCCCGGTTCCGCTCGACAAGGTCTATTTCGTGGGAAGCGGGTCCGAGGCGGTCGAAGCCGCCATCAAGATGGCGCGCCAGTATCATCTGGAGCGCGGCGAGCCGTCGCGAAAGCTGGTGATCTCAAGGCACCAGAGCTACCACGGCAACACCCTCGGTGCGCTGTCGGTCGGCGGAAACCCGCCCCGCCGCAAGCCCTACGGGCCGTTTCTGCTCGACGAGCCCAAGATCGAGCCCTGCTTTTCCTATCGCTACGGCCGGGACGGGGAGAGCGCGGAAGACTATGCGCTGCGCGCCGCGAACCTTTTGGAGGAAAAGATCCTCGAACTCGGCCCGGAGACCGTCGTCGCCTTCCTGGCCGAGACCGTGGTCGGTGCCACCGCCGGCGCCGTCACGGCCGAGGCCGGCTATTTCCGCCGCATCCGCGAGATCTGCGACCGCCATGGCGTTCTCCTCATCCTGGACGAGGTGATGTGCGGTGCGGGCCGGACGGGGAGTTTTCTGGCCTGCGAACAGGAAGATGTCGCCCCCGACATTCTCACGCTCGCCAAGGGGCTGGGTGGCGGCTATCAGCCGATCGCGGCCGTCATGTGCACGGACCATGTCTATCGGACCATCGTCGAGGGAAGCGGAAGTTTCGTGCATGGGCACACCTATTCGGCGCATCCGATCGCTTGTGCCGCAGCGCTCGCGGTCCAGCAGGTCATCCGCGAGGACGATCTGCTTGAAAATGTCGTCGAACGCGGCGCGCAGCTGCGCGAGCGACTGGAGGCCCGGTTCGGCAATCACCCCCATGTCGGCGACGTGCGCGGGCGCGGGCTTCTCCAGGCCATCGAACTGGTCGAGCATCGCGACGACAAGACGCCGTTTTCGCCGGACCGGCGCATCGGCGCGCGGATCAAGCGGGACGCCATGGCGCTTGGGCTGATGGTCTATCCGGGCGCCGGCACCATCGACGGCGTTTCCGGCGACCATGTGCTCCTGGCGCCGCCCTATACGGTCGATGCGAACACGATCGATCTGATCGTCGAGCGGCTGGGCCTTGCGGTGGATGCGGCCCTGGCGGAGTGATCCGGCCCTGCGCTCCTCCATGTCCACCTGTCTGTCCGGCGATTGAATGCCGGTTTCCCGTCGCCCCACGGCACGCCGGTCGCGCGCGCGGGAAACGGTCTGGGGTCATTGTTTCTAAGCGTGTCCTTGCAAAAATCGCCACCCTGAATATCCTACCAGTCTAACACCACCGAGACTGGAGGTCCGCTGTGTCCCTGTCCGCGTCTCTTTCCGGGGTCGTTCCCGAGGCCGTATCGCCGTTTTCCGCGGATGACGTCCTGAGGGCAGGGCGCCGGGTGCCGGGCGTGCTGCGCGAACGGGCGCAAGCCGGGGACGAGGCCTGTTGCCTGAGCGGCGAGACGGTGGCGATCTTCCGCGAGAACGGATTTTTCCAGGTCCTGCAGCCGCGCGGGTTCGGCGGTCTCGAGCTTCCGGCAATCACCCTCTTTCGTCTGCAAGGCCTTCTGGCGGAGGCGGACATGTCGGCCGGCTGGGTGATGGCCAACATGGGTGTGGTCTCGTTTCATCTGGCACTGTTTCCGCCCCAGGCCCAGGCGGATGTCTGGGGTACGGACCCCGACACGATCCTGTCGTCGAGCAACATGCCGGGCGGTCGCCTGTGCGCGGGGCCGGGCAGCGATTTCAGTCTTTCCGGGCGCTGGCGTTTTTCCAGCGGTGTTCAGCATGCCGACTGGCTGGTTCTCGGAGCGCTCATGGAGCGCGACGGGGAGCCCCGCGCCGGCGCCTGTCTGGTTCCCCGCGATGACGTGGAGATTGTGGCGGACTGGGATGTCATCGGGCTGCGCGGCACCGGCAGCCATGCGGTCGAGGTCACGGAGGTCCATGTTCCCGCCCACCGCTTTCTGGCGCATGAAGACCGCTTTCACGGCCGCACCCCGGGAACGCAGGTCAACACCGGGCCACTCTACCGCCTGCCGCTGCCGCAACTCCTGTTCCGGTCGATCTCGACCTCGTCGCTCGGCGGGCTGCGCGGGATGCTTGATGCCTTCCTCGCGGCAAACGGCGAGCGGACATCGATGATGGCGCAGCGCATAGCCGAGGATCCGCATGTGCGGGACCTC of Stappia sp. ES.058 contains these proteins:
- a CDS encoding C4-dicarboxylate TRAP transporter substrate-binding protein produces the protein MKKTLSAALIGLAASSVSATALELTVSSWVAPSHPTIFAGYKTYFPAVTEASNGEVTFNLVSGGALLGGKETLTGLGDGVVDASVLALTYNPAQLPTSQLVAELAMLSGNSLAVAAAVTEFTLLDCAPCIAEFAKQNVVYTGSYATAPYALISKDGISETADVSGKRVRSPGGAWDRWISEAGGTVVHTSSSEMYEALDKGVIDIAMQPAAALKTHSLWDVASSITLGSFGVYNSGPLLAFNKDTWAELSPENRRVMLDKMAESIVATTEAYVGQNEAAKAEAADHGMTVMDGPEKLEAEIATFNNQDTSAIVEKAGEVYGVENAQALIESYQASLAKWEEITASGLSGDALAQRMKSEIFDKLSENEYGL
- a CDS encoding TRAP transporter small permease subunit, which codes for MQHIDLFLGRLGRLLALSASLCLVVMMLQICLDVVGRYLFGAPMPSTLEIVSDWWMPALIFLPLLNVEWRNENIAVDLFYQSRGPRTQAVMDAISLVCFGGFLALIAYAGFEQAMRGFRQGEFIVGMIPVITWPPRFFLPVAGGLTVLLCFVRALEALVRAVSAPTLTRDHQGPHRG
- a CDS encoding TRAP transporter large permease, whose translation is MDSITLVYWALAALMVLLALRVPVAAALGLVAIVGMYLLVGERATWGVMRSVPHAFAAHWSLSAIPMFLFMGYVCFAAGLTDGMFRVARAWLNFLPGGLAISSVGGAALFSSVTGSSVACAAAMGKIAVPAMLDRGYDAKLAVGTIAAAGTMGSLIPPSTILLLYAVFAEVPVSQLFIGAIIPGLLTALMYGLMILLRVKHNPALAPREAEVDWRERIHSLADTWPLFLLVVTVFGGIFAGLFSATEAGAIGALASIVIGFAKRTLSWHALKDAAFETIRSTSAIFLIAVAAALLTRLFAFAGFPDYVQGLIGNDMSPLLIIIAVSLIYLVLGMFLDPIGVMLLTLPVLLPIFETADISLIYAGVMITKYLEIGLITPPVGLNVFVIKNVVADRVSISDVFRGVGWFLLADVVTVAILIAFPATVLWLPGLISG
- a CDS encoding MurR/RpiR family transcriptional regulator, which translates into the protein MAKAPTPEDLTRLMIGRIDALPRRLADGARHLIDHPDDVVLLSMREIANRAGVAPATLVRLARTLGYSDWSELRALYADSFRTGPARYADKAVAAVQQDKGAGLLGETFRAQEASLAYAVESNAPQDIAAAARTLAHAERIYVAAFMSCRGPGLTFTYLCKMLRSNVELLGTEGSSLVADLAMLTERDAVLSINFQPYAREIDLIADGVRASGAKLISLSDSRATPLQPHAATSLLFSAESPSFFPSVISAVGVVEGLAAAMLTELQDTAMERIGRIEEQLYASGSYHAHKRAR
- a CDS encoding aspartate aminotransferase family protein — translated: MTHVFHRSPKSALPVAVHGSGTYVTDDSGKRYIDACGGAAVSCIGHGDRRVQEAVQRQMAEISYAHTSFFTSPAAEALADHLCEATPVPLDKVYFVGSGSEAVEAAIKMARQYHLERGEPSRKLVISRHQSYHGNTLGALSVGGNPPRRKPYGPFLLDEPKIEPCFSYRYGRDGESAEDYALRAANLLEEKILELGPETVVAFLAETVVGATAGAVTAEAGYFRRIREICDRHGVLLILDEVMCGAGRTGSFLACEQEDVAPDILTLAKGLGGGYQPIAAVMCTDHVYRTIVEGSGSFVHGHTYSAHPIACAAALAVQQVIREDDLLENVVERGAQLRERLEARFGNHPHVGDVRGRGLLQAIELVEHRDDKTPFSPDRRIGARIKRDAMALGLMVYPGAGTIDGVSGDHVLLAPPYTVDANTIDLIVERLGLAVDAALAE